A single region of the Brachypodium distachyon strain Bd21 chromosome 3, Brachypodium_distachyon_v3.0, whole genome shotgun sequence genome encodes:
- the LOC100837089 gene encoding xyloglucan galactosyltransferase KATAMARI1 homolog, producing the protein MKPCSVPTIERYAAGDNGDSKHPNKGDGAGLLIRPSRLFYLTVLSTAFWTLVFYFNSTAQGNVASTVLFKRSAFSLPSSFRFVRDRCAGRYIYMYDLPARFNADLVPAYQKHSPITDMSNDGLGSPITPDQDGAGFLPEKGAYDTDQHVLGMIFHARMKRYECLTHDPAAAAAVFVPFYAGFDASMRLWKTDLPERDALARDLVEWLTRRPEWRAMGGRDHFLVAGRVAWDFLRGKDDNGWGTTFLTFPAIRNTTVLSIEASPWVGHDFGVPYPSHFHPASDADVAAWQGRMRQAGRKWLWAFAGGPRPGSKKTVRAQIIQQCSDSSTCATFASATGHHNSPGRIMALLESARFCLQPCGDSFTRKSTFDAILAGCIPVYFHPLSAYVQYTWHLPRDYRSYSVFIPQADVARRNVSIEDVLRKIPPAQVARMREEVIRLIPRVMYRDPTAKDTSFKDAFDVAVDAVVHRVAKRRRAAAEGREYVDSVDGNDSWKYDLLEDGQNHVGPHEFDPYM; encoded by the coding sequence ATGAAGCCCTGCAGCGTGCCGACAATCGAGAGGTATGCCGCCGGCGacaacggcgacagcaagcACCCTAATAAGGGCGACGGTGCGGGGTTGCTGATCCGGCCGTCCCGGCTATTCTACCTCACCGTGCTCTCCACCGCCTTCTGGACCCTGGTATTCTACTTCAACTCCACCGCGCAAGGCAACGTGGCGTCGACCGTCCTGTTCAAGCGGTCGGCTTTCTCCCTGCCGTCGTCCTTCCGCTTCGTCCGGGACCGGTGCGCCGGCCGGTACATCTACATGTACGACCTGCCGGCCCGGTTCAACGCCGACCTCGTCCCGGCCTACCAGAAGCACTCCCCCATCACCGACATGTCCAACGACGGGCTCGGCTCGCCGATCACGCCAGACCAGGACGGCGCCGGCTTCCTGCCGGAGAAGGGAGCCTACGACACGGACCAGCACGTGCTGGGGATGATCTTCCACGCCCGGATGAAGCGATACGAGTGCCTAACACAcgacccggccgccgcggccgccgtgtTCGTCCCGTTCTACGCCGGGTTCGACGCGTCGATGCGGCTCTGGAAGACCGACCTCCCGGAGCGGGACGCCCTGGCACGGGACCTGGTGGAGTGGCTCACTCGCCGGCCCGAGTGGCGCGCCATGGGCGGCCGCGACCACTTCCTCGTGGCCGGGCGTGTCGCGTGGGACTTCCTCCGCGGCAAGGACGACAACGGCTGGGGCACTACCTTCCTCACCTTCCCAGCCATCCGCAACACGACGGTGCTCAGCATCGAGGCCAGCCCGTGGGTCGGCCACGACTTCGGGGTCCCGTACCCGTCGCACTTCCACCCTGCCTCCGACGCCGACGTGGCCGCCTGGCAGGGCCGCATGCGGCAGGCGGGCCGTAAGTGGCTCTGGGCCTTCGCCGGCGGGCCGCGCCCGGGGAGCAAGAAGACCGTGCGCGCCCAGATCATCCAGCAGTGCAGCGACTCCAGCACGTGCGCCACGTTCGCCAGCGCCACGGGGCACCACAACTCGCCGGGCCGGATCATGGCGCTGCTGGAGAGCGCCCGGTTCTGCCTCCAGCCGTGCGGGGACTCCTTCACGCGCAAGTCCACCTTCGACGCCATCCTCGCCGGCTGCATCCCGGTCTACTTCCACCCGCTCTCGGCCTACGTCCAGTACACGTGGCACCTGCCCAGGGACTACAGGAGCTACTCCGTGTTCATCCCGCAGGCCGACGTGGCACGGCGGAACGTGAGCATCGAGGATGTCCTGAGGAAGATACCGCCCGCCCAGGTGGCGCGGATGCGGGAGGAGGTCATCCGGCTCATACCCAGGGTCATGTACAGGGATCCGACGGCCAAGGATACGTCGTTCAAGGACGCCTTCGACGTGGCCGTCGACGCCGTCGTCCACCGGGTGGCCAAGCGTCGGCGTGCCGCGGCGGAGGGCCGGGAGTACGTGGACAGCGTCGACGGGAATGACAGCTGGAAGTACGACTTGCTAGAGGATGGGCAGAACCATGTAGGTCCGCACGAGTTCGATCCGTATATGTGA
- the LOC100837394 gene encoding xyloglucan galactosyltransferase KATAMARI1 homolog, with product MKMTATFATKIHEDPDPVDAANKPDGSGAVLRPFRVCHLTVLATAFCALVFYAHYAIRGNMASALFKPPVTISSSSLPLLSSTSTIDPSLQPEKPATNRSAAAPASESDHCDGRYIYMYDMPPRFNDDLVRHCGKGELHPWLDMCPYVANDGMGEPLGDEGGVFPGHGWYATDQFTLDLIFHSRMKRSYECLTNDTTLAAAVFVPFYAGLDAGRFLYNHSTSIRDKLQLEFIDWLVNRPEWRAMGGRDHFLVAGRTTWDFRREADVDALWGTKLLTHPAVKNMTAFVLEKSPSSRNNFAIPYPTYFHPEAAADVVAWQQKVREIPRRWLFSFAGAPRPGSNKTVRAELIRQCGASSLCNLFHCGGKDGDGAADCNSPGGVMRVFEGSDFCLQPRGDTATRRSTFDALLAGCVPVFFHRDSAYTQYALHFPRDHARYSVLIPHAGVAAGRVSIEERLGRIPAEEVRRMREAVIRLIPRVVYADPRAGRAGFNDAFDVAVEAIIDRVAKRRCGEDEVTAGTTE from the coding sequence ATGAAGATGACCGCCACCTTCGCGACTAAGATCCATGAAGATCCCGATCCCGTGGACGCCGCCAACAAGCccgacggcagcggcgccgtgCTCCGGCCGTTTCGGGTATGCCATCTCACCGTTCTCGCCACAGCCTTCTGCGCACTGGTCTTCTACGCGCACTACGCCATACGGGGGAACATGGCGTCCGCCTTGTTCAAGCCGCCCGTCACCATATCATCATCGTCCCTTCCCTTGCTGTCAAGCACCAGCACCATCGACCCAAGCCTTCAACCCGAGAAGCCGGCGACCAACCgtagcgcggcggcgccggcatcgGAATCGGACCACTGCGACGGGCGGTACATCTACATGTACGACATGCCGCCGCGCTTCAACGACGACCTAGTCCGTCACTGCGGCAAGGGCGAACTACATCCGTGGCTGGACATGTGCCCGTACGTTGCCAACGACGGCATGGGCGAGCCGCTGGGCGACGAAGGGGGCGTCTTCCCCGGCCACGGCTGGTACGCCACCGACCAGTTCACTCTCGATCTCATCTTCCACAGCCGGATGAAGCGCAGCTACGAGTGCCTGACCAACGACACCACCCTCGCCGCAGCCGTCTTCGTCCCATTCTACGCCGGCCTCGACGCCGGGAGGTTCCTCTACAACCACAGCACCTCCATTCGAGACAAGCTCCAGCTGGAATTCATAGACTGGCTGGTGAATCGGCCCGAGTGGCGCGCCATGGGTGGCCGCGACCACTTCCTGGTGGCCGGCCGGACAACATGGGACTTCCGGCGGGAGGCGGATGTCGACGCGCTGTGGGGCACCAAGCTGCTCACCCACCCTGCCGTCAAGAACATGACGGCCTTCGTGCTCGAGAAATCCCCGTCGAGCCGTAACAATTTCGCGATCCCCTACCCAACCTACTTCCAcccggaggccgccgccgacgtggtCGCCTGGCAGCAGAAGGTGCGCGAGATTCCTCGCCGCTGGCTCTTCTCCTTCGCCGGCGCCCCGCGCCCGGGAAGCAACAAGACCGTCCGTGCCGAGCTCATCCGGCAGTGCGGCGCGTCGAGCCTCTGCAATCTCTTCCACTGCGGCGGCaaagacggcgacggcgcggccgaCTGCAACTCGCCAGGCGGCGTGATGCGCGTGTTCGAGGGCTCGGATTTCTGCCTGCAGCCGCGCGGGGACACTGCGACGCGGCGGTCGACGTTCGACGCCTTGCTCGCCGGCTGCGTCCCGGTCTTCTTCCACCGCGACTCGGCCTACACCCAGTACGCGCTGCACTTCCCGAGGGACCACGCGAGGTACTCCGTGCTCATCCCGCACGCTGGCGTGGCCGCGGGGAGGGTGAGCATCGAGGAGAGGTTGGGAAGGAttccggcggaggaggtgagGAGGATGCGGGAGGCCGTGATCCGGCTCATCCCGAGGGTGGTGTACGCGGACCCCAGGGCGGGGCGCGCGGGGTTCAATGATGCTTTCGATGTCGCCGTGGAGGCCATCATCGATCGGGTCGCGAAGCGGCGgtgcggcgaggacgaggtgACGGCCGGAACCACGGAGTAG
- the LOC100837697 gene encoding xyloglucan galactosyltransferase KATAMARI1 homolog, which yields MEKSGAVPRWRFLLLVAAAFWVCILYFRMSLVLTGVAVEHTVSYAPGYDNRRGGDDADPCRGRYVYMHELPPRFNAEILRGCGSTDGRWPDMCEQLSNAGLGQPLGDEIGAGQTKGDYVGLTAAGGWYATHQFALDAIFHGRMRRHRCLTNDSSKAAAVFVPFYAGFDFVRHHWGYDDATRDAASRDLARWLVRRPEWRRAGGRDHFLVAGRTAWDFRRDTNLNSNWGTNLLLLEATKNMTVLVVESSAPGHGNDAAVPYPTYFHPRAAADVLDWQNRIRNADRPWLMSFVGAPRPGDPRSIRSQIIAQCGAASSACQQLGCAFGASQCHTPAAIMRLFESSVFCLQPPGDSYTRRSAFDAMVAGCVPVFFHPASAYLQYTWHLPRDHARYSVYIPEDDVRAGTVSIEETLKRIPPAAVRRMQEEVVRLVPRLVYADPRYTMETVKDAFDVAVDAVVDKVAETRTGESEGGEVRWSSWLHKIWSN from the coding sequence ATGGAGAAGTCCGGCGCCGTTCCCCGGTGgcggttcctcctcctcgtcgccgcggcGTTCTGGGTCTGCATACTCTATTTCCGCATGTCCCTGGTGCTCACAGGCGTGGCAGTGGAGCACACGGTGTCGTATGCACCGGGCTACGACAACCGGCGCGGTGGCGACGACGCCGATCCATGCCGGGGACGTTATGTGTACATGCACGAGCTCCCGCCGCGGTTCAACGCCGAAATCCTCCGTGGCTGCGGCAGCACGGATGGCCGCTGGCCCGACATGTGCGAGCAGCTGAGCAACGCCGGCCTCGGGCAGCCGCTGGGCGACGAGATCGGCGCCGGCCAGACGAAGGGGGATTATGTCGGGCTCACGGCCGCGGGCGGCTGGTACGCCACCCACCAGTTCGCGCTGGACGCCATCTTCCACGGCCGCATGCGGCGGCACAGGTGCCTCACCAACGACTCCTccaaggcggccgccgtgTTCGTCCCGTTCTACGCCGGTTTCGACTTCGTGCGGCACCACTGGGGCTACGACGACGCGACGCGGGACGCCGCGTCCAGGGACCTGGCGCGCTGGCTCGTGCGCAGGCCTGAGTGGCGCAGGGCAGGCGGCCGCGACCATTTCCTCGTGGCCGGGCGGACGGCGTGGGACTTCCGGCGCGACACCAACCTCAACTCCAACTGGGGCActaacctcctcctcctcgaggcCACCAAGAACATGACCGTCCTCGTTGTCGAGTCGTCCGCTCCCGGCCACGGCAACGACGCGGCGGTGCCTTACCCGACCTACTTCCACCCGCGGGCAGCAGCTGACGTCCTGGACTGGCAGAACAGGATCAGGAACGCCGACCGGCCCTGGCTGATGTCCTTCGTTGGCGCCCCGCGGCCGGGGGACCCTCGGTCCATCCGGTCGCAGATCATCGCCCAGTGCGGCGCCGCGTCATCCGCGTGCCAGCAGCTGGGCTGCGCCTTCGGGGCCAGCCAGTGCCATACCCCTGCCGCCATCATGCGGCTGTTCGAGAGTTCCGTTTTCTGCCTCCAGCCGCCGGGGGACTCGTACACGCGGCGGTCGGCGTTCGATGCCATGGTTGCCGGGTGCGTGCCGGTGTTCTTCCACCCGGCGTCCGCGTACCTCCAGTACACGTGGCACCTGCCGAGAGATCACGCCCGATACTCGGTGTACATACCGGAGGACGACGTGCGCGCGGGGACCGTGAGCATCGAGGAGACGCTCAAGAGGATACCGCCGGCGGCCGTGCGGAGGATGCAGGAGGAGGTCGTCAGGCTCGTGCCTAGGCTGGTGTACGCCGACCCGAGGTACACGATGGAGACGGTGAAGGACGCCTTCGACGTCGCCGTGGATGCTGTCGTCGACAAGGTGGCGGAGACACGCACGGGCGAATCGGAGGGCGGTGAAGTCCGCTGGTCGAGCTGGCTGCACAAGATTTGGTCGAATTAA
- the LOC100838005 gene encoding xyloglucan galactosyltransferase KATAMARI1 homolog: MEKSGAIRRPRFLLLVAAAFWVWILYFRTSLVLTGVAMEHAVSSAPGYGYQSPGGDDDVPCRGRYVYMHELPPRFNAEMLRGCGNTDGRWPDMCEQLSNAGLGQPLGAATESQKKGDDVGLTAAGGWYATHQFALDAIFHGRMRRHRCLTNDSSKAAAVFVPFYAGFDFVRHHWGYDDAARDAASRDLARWLVRRPEWRRAGGRDHFLVAGRTAWDFRRDTNLNTNWGTNLLLLEAAKNMTVLVVESSAPGHGNDIAVPYPTYFHPRADADVLDWQHKLRNADRPWLMSFVGAPRPGDQRSIRSQIIAQCGAASSACQQLGCAFGASQCHTPAAIMRLFESSVFCLQPPGDSYTRRSAFDAMVAGCVPVFFHPASAYLQYTWHLPRDHTRYSVYIPEDEVRAGTVSIEETLKRIPPAAVRRMQEEVVRLVPRLVYADPRYTMETVKDAFDVAVDAVVDKVAEERTGQSEGGEIRWSSWVHKIWSN, translated from the coding sequence ATGGAGAAGTCCGGCGCCATTCGCCGGCCgcggttcctcctcctcgtcgccgcggcGTTCTGGGTCTGGATACTCTACTTCCGCACGTCCCTGGTGCTTACAGGCGTGGCAATGGAGCACGCGGTGTCGTCTGCACCGGGCTACGGCTACCAGAGCCCCggtggcgacgacgacgtTCCCTGCCGGGGACGTTACGTGTATATGCACGAGCTCCCGCCGCGGTTCAACGCCGAAATGCTCCGTGGCTGCGGCAACACGGATGGACGCTGGCCCGACATGTGCGAGCAGCTGAGCAACGCCGGCCTCGGGCAGCCGCtgggcgccgccaccgagAGCCAGAAGAAGGGGGATGATGTCGGGCTCACGGCCGCGGGCGGCTGGTACGCCACCCACCAGTTCGCGCTGGACGCCATCTTCCACGGCCGCATGCGGCGGCACAGGTGCCTCACCAACGACTCCTccaaggcggccgccgtgTTCGTCCCGTTCTACGCCGGCTTCGACTTCGTGCGGCACCACTGGGGCTACGACGACGCGGCGCGGGACGCCGCGTCCAGGGACCTGGCGCGCTGGCTCGTGCGCAGGCCCGAGTGGCGCAGGGCGGGCGGCCGCGACCATTTCCTCGTGGCCGGGCGGACGGCGTGGGACTTCCGGCGCGACACCAACCTCAACACGAACTGGGGCACCAACCTCCTGCTCCTCGAGGCCGCCAAGAACATGACCGTCCTCGTTGTCGAGTCGTCCGCTCCCGGCCACGGCAACGACATCGCGGTGCCTTACCCGACCTACTTCCACCCGCGGGCAGACGCCGACGTCCTGGACTGGCAGCACAAGTTAAGGAACGCCGACCGCCCCTGGCTCATGTCCTTCGTCGGCGCGCCGCGGCCGGGCGACCAGCGGTCTATCCGGTCGCAGATCATCGCCCAGTGCGGCGCCGCGTCATCCGCGTGCCAGCAGCTGGGCTGCGCCTTCGGGGCCAGCCAGTGCCATACCCCTGCCGCCATCATGCGGCTGTTCGAGAGTTCCGTTTTCTGCCTCCAGCCGCCGGGGGACTCGTACACGCGGCGGTCGGCGTTCGACGCCATGGTCGCCGGGTGCGTGCCGGTGTTCTTCCACCCGGCGTCCGCGTACCTCCAGTACACGTGGCACCTGCCGAGAGACCACACCCGGTACTCGGTGTACATACCTGAGGACGAGGTACGCGCGGGGACTGTGAGCATCGAGGAGACGCTCAAGAGGATTCCACCGGCGGCCGTGCGGAGGATGCAGGAGGAGGTCGTCAGGCTCGTGCCTAGGCTGGTGTACGCCGACCCGAGGTACACGATGGAGACGGTGAAGGACGCCTTCGACGTCGCCGTGGATGCTGTCGTCGACAAGGTGGCGGAGGAACGCACAGGCCAATCGGAGGGCGGTGAAATCCGCTGGTCTAGCTGGGTACACAAGATTTGGTCGAATTAA